A segment of the Acidobacteriota bacterium genome:
CGATAAGCTCGTAGATAAAAGCAAAGACTTCTCCGGCGGAAATAGAAGGTGCAGTGCAAGACGGAGTTCTTGAAGCCTTCATCGACGGCGACCGACAGGCCGAGACTCGAGACATTATTAAAGCCGCCGAGAACATCACGCCTACTGCCCAGATGATGAGCGAGAAAATCAGAAGAGATCCGCAAATGGGCACGGAACAATATCAAAGGCGTCGGCTCTCGAATCGAGAATACCGGCCTTACCGGAAACCGCACCGATCGAATCTATGAACTCTAAATAGGAGAATTTCAATGAGTAAATACATGACATTTGACTCTCAGGCATTCCCGAATCGAGAGTTGCTTCTCGAAGCCTTAGCCGAATGCGGGTTTGCATCTCCGACTGTGGGAACCGACATTCCTCTCGAAGGATGGGATAAACGCGATCCACAAACGGCCGACATCGTTATCAGACGTCGTGAAGTACAGGGACGGTCGCTTTTAGGGGATATCGGCTTCCCGGAAAACGTCAAAAGGGCTATGTTGCCGTCATCGACGACATGGATCTTAATTACCCTAGGGAAAGGACTTTGTGGTCAGGCTCAGAACAGCTATCACGAAGCGGCCGCGAGGAAGATGGCCAAGCAACTCGGCGGCACGCTTATCAAAGAACGGATCGGAAAAACTCTCAAAATACGTATCAAATATTGAGAAGGGAAATGGTGGATTATGCCCGAGGTTGAATTTAAGATCGACACCGAACACGGAACCTGCGAAACCGAGATAAAAAGGGTATCAAGCGCCGCTTGTGAGAAGACCGCGAGACAGCTAAAGGAAGTTCTTGGCGATCCTACCGCCGAAACAAGAAGCCAGAGTATTTCGTCACCGGCGTGCAAGCTGACCAGCAAACGAAAATGAGCAAAGAAATCACCTTCATCCTTGAACCAGACAAAGGGAAACTCACGACCGAAGTATCAGGGATTTCCACAGACGAACTAACCGATCTAAGAGATGGCCTTCGTACCTTCCAGAATGTGAATTGCGGAAAGCCGCTCCAAGAAGAGGCCGCCCTAAAGCTGCCCGCGTCAAACGATTCGCCTTCTGACGACAATCAGTCCATCTGGCTCTACCGGATATATCATAATTCGGTCGTCGATGGGCCTGGTCCGAAGAAGCGTAGTTCAAGTTTCGGGATGTTCAATTCGTTGTCCTGGATTTATCTACGGTCTTGAAGGGCGAAATGATTTACCCCATGAAAGACACCAACAACGAGTAGCATACTTCTGATACTTCCTTTTGGTTTTGAGCGTTTCGTCGAGGATCTATCAACCGTACGCCCTTACAACACCGTGAGGAGCACACAAGCGGGACCTCATCCGATGGCTGGCGTTCTGCAATGAGGCCGGCATCGAGCTCTTGCCGCTCGGCCTGCAGATATTATCCAATTCCTTCGTACCGAGCTTGGCGCCCCATGTCGCGGAGCGACTGTTGGGGCACGAACGCTCGTTCGGCGTCTCGCCTCACTCCGGCAGTGGTACGAGTTTCTTATGTTGGAGCCCGAACAAACGGGCGTTCAACGTAACCCTGTTCCGGGCGGCGGAACTCTGCGTACTGCTGCCGGGATCGTCTCGGGCCAACCCGCACTCCTTCGCTACGATCGCACTCACCCGCAGACACTCTCGCCGGACGAGATCGATCGGTTCGTCTCCCAGTTGACTGCAACAAAGCATCGAGACCGTGAGATCGTCTGGCTCCTGAAAGACGGAGGCGTAGGATCGGCGGCCTTTCCTACAAAGATGCCGGATATTCACTGGGCGGGAAGGCGTGTGACAGTTCATACCACCAAGTCACAACTCTCGTATCGTTCCTCTTAGCGACGAAGCTCTCCACCGCACTCTCGGAACTACACCAGGCTAGAACGTCCGACCTCTTTGACCCACGAATATGTATTTGTCTCTCTCCCGGGGAGGCGGAACTTAAGCCAAACAATTCGGTATCGGGCATGGATCCTATTTGCGAAAGAAGCCCGTAAGCGGGCCCGGTGTGCCCTCGCGTTCATGCTCACGCCGTTCGTCATACTTGCGCGACGAACCTGGCAAAAGCCGGGATGCCGATGGACGCTTCAGAGACAGCTCGGTCATCGACCTATAGAGACTGACGCTTATTTATAACGAGGTCCGAGATACTCGCCTCAACGCAGTATCGGCGAGCAATGGAAGTGACTTTGAAAGCCGAGACCACGAATGATGCCGATAAGGACGGTAAGGGAAAGGAAATGAGTACCCCGAGCAGTCCCGATAAGCCAGGGATCAACTTTATCGAACGCCGTTTGACCCTTACCAAACAGGAACGCCAAGTCCTTGCCATGCAACGTTGGGATGTTAAGGAAAAACAACAGATCGCGGAGTTGTTCGATCCATTCGAACAAACCTTCCTACTTTATGACGTTCGTGATCGTCAGGCACGTTATCATCATTACGCCTTCGGTAAGGCTCTCCACTTCTGCGCCGAGCTAATGTTGGAGTTCGACTGCACGTATTGGGGGTTCGAGTGGGGACGCCTTCTAGCCTGGAAAAGCGAGATGCTTGAGCGAGAAAAGGATCGCTCGAAGGTTTGGCACCAGAATCAGAAGATAAGTGGTACCTTGTCACTTCAACGCTTTTCTTTCTTGGGGATCATACCTTACAGCGAAGATATCCATAAGGTCTATCACCGCCGTCTAGCTGAGAGATGGCTCGGAAAAGATCGGGCATATAAAATCAGCCAACGCTTCATGGCCGCCGCTCTTAATGTCGGGTACAAAGATAGGGTGACGGTCCGTAAATGCTCCGGTGACCTGCTTCTCGCCTGATCCAACAACACCCTACTTTACCCAGGGACGTACCGCTCCGCAGATACAAGAAAACGGTCGCGCGATTCCTTTCCGACTTTCCGAACCGTGCGTGCGGCGGCGACTAGTACAAACCTATCGTGTTGCACTCCGTCGCTTTGGCGACTGGCTAGTGAGTACGACCCGTCGATAAAGTCGATCGCGGATCTCCGGCGTACGCATATGGAAGCTTTTAAGCGCGCGGTGAAAGATATGCGGTGTGGAGACTACACCAACGCCGGACGCGAGTTTCATATGTCCAACTTCGGACAGCCTATGTCGAGTGGCCTCAGGTTCGTATGCTCTCTTGCGTACGCACCTTTTGCGAACAGATCGACACTCTCGACTATCCGGAACGTCCCCGCCGGAAGCTCTGGATCCGCGGCGACACACCGCGTGTCGATCTAGAACTACCCCGAGCGATCCCTGACAAGGTTGGCACCGACTTTCTGCGATACAGGAGAATCTGACTTTCCGAACAAGTAAATGCGGCACGCTTTCCGCCTCCATTTGAGAGGGTACGGGCTGTCCTTGCGGTGCTCTTCGAATCAGGCTTGCGGGCCGGTGAACTCTGTCGCCTCGATACAGGCTGTTTTGCTCGCGGCAATCGACCCGAAAACGGGGGAGCAGACTCATTGGCTCCAGGTTCCCGTTGGCAAACTCCACAATGATCGAATGATACCGGTCCGTCCGCAAGTGGTCACCGCGATCGACAACTGGATGAAAGTGCGTGGCCAACAACCTTCTTTTCTCGACAGAAGCGCACTAACAAACCTACCGACTATCTGTTTGCATGGCGTGGGGTGCCATTCACCCGGCACATGCTGAAAAAATACATCGAGAAACTATGCGAACTCGCAAAAACAGATCAGCGCTATACGAGCCACCGCTTCCGCCATACGCTCGCCACATTGGCGAACGGCGGCGGGAATACGGATCGA
Coding sequences within it:
- a CDS encoding tyrosine-type recombinase/integrase, coding for MDESAWPTTFFSRQKRTNKPTDYLFAWRGVPFTRHMLKKYIEKLCELAKTDQRYTSHRFRHTLATLANGGGNTDRVD